In Vigna radiata var. radiata cultivar VC1973A unplaced genomic scaffold, Vradiata_ver6 scaffold_324, whole genome shotgun sequence, a genomic segment contains:
- the LOC106752419 gene encoding protein SULFUR DEFICIENCY-INDUCED 1 — MMEETSASNNRSSKGKKEDLFHVLHKVPYGDSPYVRAKHAQLVVKDLEGAIVLFWKAINSGDKVDSALKDMAVVMKQLDRSEEAIEAISSFRGLCSKQSQESLDNVLIDLYKKCGKIDEQIELLKRKLKLIYQGEAFNGKPTKTARSHGKKFQVSIKQETSRLLGNLGWAYMQKTNYMMAEVVYRKAQMIDPDCNKAYNLGLCLVKQAKFEEAQFILEAVLKGNLPGSDDNKSRKRAQDLLKELRSMLPPPQLSDLLGLDDEFIKGLERLVNEWGPIRSKRLPIFEEISSFRDQLAC; from the exons ATGATGGAAGAAACAAGTGCCTCCAACAACAGATCctcaaaaggaaagaaagaagacCTTTTCCATGTACTTCACAAGGTTCCTTATGGAGATTCTCCTTATGTCAGAGCAAAACACGCCCAG CTGGTGGTGAAGGATTTGGAAGGGGCAATTGTGTTATTTTGGAAAGCAATAAACAGTGGGGACAAAGTGGACAGTGCTCTGAAGGACATGGCAGTGGTGATGAAGCAATTGGACAGAtcagaagaagccattgaagCAATTTCTTCATTCAGAGGCCTTTGCTCCAAACAATCTCAAGAATCCCTTGATAATGTTCTCATTGATCTTTACAAG AAATGTGGGAAAATAGATGAACAAATAGAATTGCTGAAGAGAAAGTTGAAGCTGATCTACCAAGGAGAGGCCTTCAATGGAAAACCCACAAAGACAGCACGCTCTCATGGCAAAAAGTTTCAAGTTTCTATTAAACAAGAAACTTCAAGATTACTG GGAAACCTGGGTTGGGCCTACATGCAAAAGACGAACTACATGATGGCCGAAGTGGTGTATCGGAAAGCCCAAATGATTGATCCAGATTGTAACAAGGCCTATAACTTGGGCCTGTGCCTCGTTAAACAAGCCAAATTTGAGGAGGCTCAATTTATTCTTGAAGCAGTGTTAAAAGGAAACCTTCCAGGCTCGGACGATAACAAATCAAGAAAACGGGCCCAAGATCTGCTTAAGGAGTTGAGGTCAATGTTACCTCCTCCACAATTGTCAGATCTTTTGGGCCTGGATGATGAGTTCATTAAAGGCCTGGAACGGTTGGTAAATGAATGGGGCCCAATTAGATCAAAGAGACTTCCAATTTTTGAGGAGATTTCTTCATTTAGAGATCAACTAGCTTGTTAA
- the LOC106752420 gene encoding protein SULFUR DEFICIENCY-INDUCED 1-like, which yields MEGVISVCKKGSKGKKDDLYHVIHKVPFGDTPYVKAKHAQLVDKDPEAAIVWFWKAINVGDKVDSALKDMAVVMKQLDRSEEAIEAIKSFRGLCSKHSQESLDNVLLDLYKKCGKIEEQIELLKRKLRLIYQGEAFNGRTIRTARSHGKKFQVSIKQETARLLGNLGWAYMQKENYMMAEVVFKKAQMVDADANKACNLGLCLMRQSRYSEAYSILEEVLEGKVSGCDEIKSRKRAEELLEELNGNLPEVEILGSLGLDDEFVKGIDEMLNAWNTNRPRRLPIFEEISSFRDQLAC from the exons ATGGAAGGAGTAATCAGTGTCTGCAAGAAAGGttcaaaaggaaagaaagatgACCTCTACCATGTTATTCATAAGGTTCCTTTTGGAGATACTCCTTATGTCAAAGCCAAGCATGCTCAg TTGGTTGATAAGGACCCAGAAGCAGCAATAGTGTGGTTTTGGAAGGCAATAAATGTAGGAGATAAAGTGGACAGTGCCCTAAAGGACATGGCTGTTGTGATGAAGCAATTGGATAGATCTGAAGAAGCAATCGAAGCCATCAAATCTTTCAGAGGCCTTTGTTCCAAACACTCACAAGAGTCACTTGATAATGTTCTTCTTGACCTTTACAAG AAATGTGGAAAAATAGAGGAACAAATTGAATTGTTAAAGAGAAAGCTCAGACTTATCTACCAAGGAGAGGCCTTCAATGGAAGAACCATAAGAACTGCTCGCTCTCATGGCAAGAAGTTCCAAGTTTCCATCAAACAAGAAACTGCAAGATTATTG GGAAACTTGGGCTGGGCCTATATGCAAAAGGAGAACTACATGATGGCTGAGGTTGTGTTCAAGAAAGCCCAAATGGTGGATGCTGATGCGAACAAGGCTTGCAATTTGGGCCTGTGCCTTATGAGACAATCTCGATATTCGGAAGCATACTCCATCCTAGAAGAGGTTTTAGAGGGAAAAGTTTCCGGATGTGATGAGATAAAATCAAGGAAAAGGGCTGAGGAATTGCTTGAAGAGTTGAATGGAAATCTGCCAGAAGTTGAGATTTTGGGCTCATTGGGCCTTGATGATGAGTTTGTGAAAGGGATTGATGAGATGCTAAATGCATGGAACACAAATAGACCAAGAAGGCTTCCAATCTTTGAGGAAATCTCTTCCTTTAGAGATCAATTGGCATGTTAA